Within Sporosarcina sp. PTS2304, the genomic segment AAGCAGCTGTGGTACCATTCCTGGATGAATTCCCGCTGAAGGTACAGCGAATGTCCGTTCAAAACCATTCTCTTCGACTAACATGGCGTTAATGCCTAGTGCATCTTCGCGTGAAATAGCAACATTTCCATAAGGACTCGGGAATAAAGAGAGGTCGCCGCCAACCATTCGTGTTAACTTCCCGACGAGTAGGGGATAGGAGAATCCGCTTCCTGCTTGCCCCGCCAAAACGCCTGATAAAGCAGAATGTGCCAAAATAGGTAAGCCGATGTTGTCATTTTCCCGCAACGATTGAAGCGTATCTAATCCATAAGCATGGACATTGAATAATAATGCGCTCGCTCCTAGCTCTGTTGCGCGCTCGGCTTTTTCATGCAAGTCATGGGAGCGACCTGATAAGTTCACTGCATACAGTGCACGTGCGCCCGTTTGTTCATAATGCTGATCGATGATTTCTTTCGCAGTCGTTACTCGTTTATAAAAAGGAGTCAATTCATTTTCAAATAAAATTTCATCGTCCTTAATCAAATCAATGCCGCCAGCAAGCAATTCTGTTAATTGTGCGGAGAAGAACGATAGGTCACGCCCCATGACGCCTTTAAAAATAGCTTTTAACAACGGACGATCATAAACGCCGAGCTGTTCACGGATGCCTGTAACGCCAAAACGTGGTCCGGGAAATTGTGCCAGTAATTGATCGTCAAATTGTAGATCGATTAGTTCGTAGCCTTCGAAAAATGACAATTTTCCATAGACCGTTGTAAAAATAGCAGGAAGATCAGCAGAAACGTTCGCTGATGGATAGAAAATTGTTACGGTGTCTTTTTTCTCGCCTGGAACAACGGATAGAACTTCGCCTTTATGATGCTTTAACTGTTCTTGCTCCAGATGGGGGATATCGGTCCATGAACCAATCGTCAGCCCGAGAGCATGTTGTTCTGCGATCTTTTCTTGGTCAGGATGAGTTGGGAATAAATACGTAGCTGTAATACCCATTTCACTGCCTCCTTTAGTAATTAGTTGCTTGGAACCAGTGACGCAGTTGTTCCAGCGAATGAATATTTTTACGTTCCATAATTAAATGCTTACCGAGTGCAAGGACGTTTTTTCTTGCCGCCATGCGTAGCGCTTCATCTGTTTCAACATTCATATCAGGAATTTGGGCGATACTAATAGCGCGTCTGACTAATTCGCAGCCAGCGAAACCAATTAGATCCTCAAATAGCTCTTCCATAATGATCGTATGGAAGCCATCTACTTTCGTATAGCGTTCTTTGGATTCAGTGTGCCATAAATTAGCAAACGTTTCCGCAAAAGCATACCAAGCTTCATTTGCTTGTTCGAAACGTTTTTCTTTATATGCCGGGAATGCCAGTCCATTTAACAATAGGTTTGCAATGAATTGTCCAAGATCGAAACCGAATGGACCGAATAGTGCGAATTCTGTGTCGAAAATTACGGTGCGGTCATCTCCAACGAAAATAGCGCCACTATGCAAGTCACCATGAATTAAAGCATCGGATTTCGTCATGAATGTATGTTTC encodes:
- a CDS encoding 2,3-diketo-5-methylthiopentyl-1-phosphate enolase, with translation MGITATYLFPTHPDQEKIAEQHALGLTIGSWTDIPHLEQEQLKHHKGEVLSVVPGEKKDTVTIFYPSANVSADLPAIFTTVYGKLSFFEGYELIDLQFDDQLLAQFPGPRFGVTGIREQLGVYDRPLLKAIFKGVMGRDLSFFSAQLTELLAGGIDLIKDDEILFENELTPFYKRVTTAKEIIDQHYEQTGARALYAVNLSGRSHDLHEKAERATELGASALLFNVHAYGLDTLQSLRENDNIGLPILAHSALSGVLAGQAGSGFSYPLLVGKLTRMVGGDLSLFPSPYGNVAISREDALGINAMLVEENGFERTFAVPSAGIHPGMVPQLLADFGDNLVINAGGGIFGHPDGPTPGAQAFRAAIDASVNKISLPEAAKISIPLQHALDQWGIVQAT